In one window of Branchiostoma floridae strain S238N-H82 chromosome 14, Bfl_VNyyK, whole genome shotgun sequence DNA:
- the LOC118430537 gene encoding quinone oxidoreductase PIG3-like isoform X1 — protein sequence MFGVVRTHSRQLQPGLSHVLFGVLLSRLCTKTEAMSDMQAVVLQQPGGPDNLSVGRVPKPRPQAGEVLLKVYATAVNRADTLQRKGLYPPPKGASDILGLEAAGKVDDLGPDCRGRWKHGDRVMALLPGGGNAEFVTVDEDHLMAIPAGMSYQEAAAIPEVWLTAYQLLHFVGGLQEGETVLIHAGGSGVGTAATQLSRLAGARPIITAGTPEKLQRATDLGAVAAFNYKEGEFAQKVLDETNGKGVDVILDCVGASFWQQNVRCLALEGRWVLYGLLGGGSIDGDILSQVLRKRINLLGTTLRARSKQYKASLVKSFSERALPHFTSGGPIHLRPIIDRVVPLQDISKAHSCMEDNKNTGKIVLSVRDEDRDEL from the exons ATGTTTGGAGTGGTACGGACACATTCCAGGCAGCTGCAGCCAGGGTTATCTCACGTTTTATTCGGCGTTTTGCTGAGCAGACTGTGCACGAAG ACAGAAGCCATGAGTGACATGCAGGCGGTGGTGCTACAGCAGCCAGGAGGGCCTGATAACCTGTCCGTGGGAAGGGTACCCAAGCCTCGGCCCCAGGCTGGAGAGGTTCTACTGAAGGTGTACGCCACAGCAGTCAACAGGGCAGACACCCTGCag AGGAAGGGCCTGTACCCACCCCCGAAGGGAGCGAGCGACATACTGGGCCTGGAGGCTGCTGGGAAGGTGGATGACCTTGGTCCTGACTGTAGAGGTCGCTGGAAACATGGTGATAGGGTGATGGCGCTGCTACCAG GTGGTGGAAATGCAGAGTTTGTGACCGTTGATGAAGACCACCTGATGGCCATACCTGCAGGGATGTCATACCAGGAGGCAGCCGCCATCCCTGAAGTCTGGCTCACTGCTTACCAACTTCTGCACTTTGTAG GTGGATTGCAGGAAGGGGAGACTGTTCTGATCCATGCGGGTGGCAGTGGGGTGGGTACGGCTGCCACGCAACTGTCCCGACTGGCGGGGGCTCGTCCAATCATCACGGCCGGCACTCCGGAAAAGTTACAGAGGGCCACGGACCTTGGCGCTGTCGCTGCCTTTAACTACAAGGAGGGAGAGTTTGCACAGAAAGTTCTCGATGAAACAAACG GGAAGGGAGTGGATGTTATATTGGACTGTGTTGGTGCTTCCTTCTGGCAGCAGAATGTCAG GTGTTTGGCCCTGGAGGGCAGGTGGGTGCTGTACGGGCTGCTGGGAGGAGGAAGCATCGATGGAGACATCCTGTCTCAGGTTCTTAGGAAACGGATCAACCTGCTGGGAACCACTCTGAGGGCCAGGAGCAAACAG TACAAAGCATCCCTGGTGAAGTCGTTCTCTGAGCGAGCGCTGCCTCACTTCACCTCCGGAGGACCGATCCACCTGAGGCCCATCATCGACAGGGTCGTACCACTACAGGATATCAGTAAGGCGCACAGCTGTATGGAGGACAACAAGAACACAGGGAAGATAGTCCTGTCTGTCAGGGACGAGGATCGCGATGAGTTGTAA
- the LOC118430537 gene encoding quinone oxidoreductase PIG3-like isoform X2 — MFTLNVYLEPQPVDTLAGNEAVLVNAVTEAMSDMQAVVLQQPGGPDNLSVGRVPKPRPQAGEVLLKVYATAVNRADTLQRKGLYPPPKGASDILGLEAAGKVDDLGPDCRGRWKHGDRVMALLPGGGNAEFVTVDEDHLMAIPAGMSYQEAAAIPEVWLTAYQLLHFVGGLQEGETVLIHAGGSGVGTAATQLSRLAGARPIITAGTPEKLQRATDLGAVAAFNYKEGEFAQKVLDETNGKGVDVILDCVGASFWQQNVRCLALEGRWVLYGLLGGGSIDGDILSQVLRKRINLLGTTLRARSKQYKASLVKSFSERALPHFTSGGPIHLRPIIDRVVPLQDISKAHSCMEDNKNTGKIVLSVRDEDRDEL, encoded by the exons ATGTTTACCTTGAATGtttaccttgaaccacagccagtCGATACACTTGCGGGTAATGAGGCTGTCCTAGTTAATGCGGTG ACAGAAGCCATGAGTGACATGCAGGCGGTGGTGCTACAGCAGCCAGGAGGGCCTGATAACCTGTCCGTGGGAAGGGTACCCAAGCCTCGGCCCCAGGCTGGAGAGGTTCTACTGAAGGTGTACGCCACAGCAGTCAACAGGGCAGACACCCTGCag AGGAAGGGCCTGTACCCACCCCCGAAGGGAGCGAGCGACATACTGGGCCTGGAGGCTGCTGGGAAGGTGGATGACCTTGGTCCTGACTGTAGAGGTCGCTGGAAACATGGTGATAGGGTGATGGCGCTGCTACCAG GTGGTGGAAATGCAGAGTTTGTGACCGTTGATGAAGACCACCTGATGGCCATACCTGCAGGGATGTCATACCAGGAGGCAGCCGCCATCCCTGAAGTCTGGCTCACTGCTTACCAACTTCTGCACTTTGTAG GTGGATTGCAGGAAGGGGAGACTGTTCTGATCCATGCGGGTGGCAGTGGGGTGGGTACGGCTGCCACGCAACTGTCCCGACTGGCGGGGGCTCGTCCAATCATCACGGCCGGCACTCCGGAAAAGTTACAGAGGGCCACGGACCTTGGCGCTGTCGCTGCCTTTAACTACAAGGAGGGAGAGTTTGCACAGAAAGTTCTCGATGAAACAAACG GGAAGGGAGTGGATGTTATATTGGACTGTGTTGGTGCTTCCTTCTGGCAGCAGAATGTCAG GTGTTTGGCCCTGGAGGGCAGGTGGGTGCTGTACGGGCTGCTGGGAGGAGGAAGCATCGATGGAGACATCCTGTCTCAGGTTCTTAGGAAACGGATCAACCTGCTGGGAACCACTCTGAGGGCCAGGAGCAAACAG TACAAAGCATCCCTGGTGAAGTCGTTCTCTGAGCGAGCGCTGCCTCACTTCACCTCCGGAGGACCGATCCACCTGAGGCCCATCATCGACAGGGTCGTACCACTACAGGATATCAGTAAGGCGCACAGCTGTATGGAGGACAACAAGAACACAGGGAAGATAGTCCTGTCTGTCAGGGACGAGGATCGCGATGAGTTGTAA
- the LOC118430537 gene encoding quinone oxidoreductase PIG3-like isoform X3 — MSDMQAVVLQQPGGPDNLSVGRVPKPRPQAGEVLLKVYATAVNRADTLQRKGLYPPPKGASDILGLEAAGKVDDLGPDCRGRWKHGDRVMALLPGGGNAEFVTVDEDHLMAIPAGMSYQEAAAIPEVWLTAYQLLHFVGGLQEGETVLIHAGGSGVGTAATQLSRLAGARPIITAGTPEKLQRATDLGAVAAFNYKEGEFAQKVLDETNGKGVDVILDCVGASFWQQNVRCLALEGRWVLYGLLGGGSIDGDILSQVLRKRINLLGTTLRARSKQYKASLVKSFSERALPHFTSGGPIHLRPIIDRVVPLQDISKAHSCMEDNKNTGKIVLSVRDEDRDEL; from the exons ATGAGTGACATGCAGGCGGTGGTGCTACAGCAGCCAGGAGGGCCTGATAACCTGTCCGTGGGAAGGGTACCCAAGCCTCGGCCCCAGGCTGGAGAGGTTCTACTGAAGGTGTACGCCACAGCAGTCAACAGGGCAGACACCCTGCag AGGAAGGGCCTGTACCCACCCCCGAAGGGAGCGAGCGACATACTGGGCCTGGAGGCTGCTGGGAAGGTGGATGACCTTGGTCCTGACTGTAGAGGTCGCTGGAAACATGGTGATAGGGTGATGGCGCTGCTACCAG GTGGTGGAAATGCAGAGTTTGTGACCGTTGATGAAGACCACCTGATGGCCATACCTGCAGGGATGTCATACCAGGAGGCAGCCGCCATCCCTGAAGTCTGGCTCACTGCTTACCAACTTCTGCACTTTGTAG GTGGATTGCAGGAAGGGGAGACTGTTCTGATCCATGCGGGTGGCAGTGGGGTGGGTACGGCTGCCACGCAACTGTCCCGACTGGCGGGGGCTCGTCCAATCATCACGGCCGGCACTCCGGAAAAGTTACAGAGGGCCACGGACCTTGGCGCTGTCGCTGCCTTTAACTACAAGGAGGGAGAGTTTGCACAGAAAGTTCTCGATGAAACAAACG GGAAGGGAGTGGATGTTATATTGGACTGTGTTGGTGCTTCCTTCTGGCAGCAGAATGTCAG GTGTTTGGCCCTGGAGGGCAGGTGGGTGCTGTACGGGCTGCTGGGAGGAGGAAGCATCGATGGAGACATCCTGTCTCAGGTTCTTAGGAAACGGATCAACCTGCTGGGAACCACTCTGAGGGCCAGGAGCAAACAG TACAAAGCATCCCTGGTGAAGTCGTTCTCTGAGCGAGCGCTGCCTCACTTCACCTCCGGAGGACCGATCCACCTGAGGCCCATCATCGACAGGGTCGTACCACTACAGGATATCAGTAAGGCGCACAGCTGTATGGAGGACAACAAGAACACAGGGAAGATAGTCCTGTCTGTCAGGGACGAGGATCGCGATGAGTTGTAA